Proteins encoded within one genomic window of Oryza glaberrima chromosome 12, OglaRS2, whole genome shotgun sequence:
- the LOC127757947 gene encoding alpha carbonic anhydrase 7-like, protein MVSLRAAIVLVVAASSVAVAFSHAEGNEGPDFTYIQGAMDGPSNWGKLSPEYRMCGEGRSQSPIDINTKTVVPRSDLDTLDRNYNAVNATIVNNGKDITMKFHGEVGQVIIAGKPYRFQAIHWHAPSEHTINGRRFPLELHLVHKSDADGGLAVISVLYKLGAPDSFYLQFKDHLAELGADECDFSKEEAHVAAGLVQMRSLQKRTGSYFRYGGSLTTPPCGENVVWSVLGKVREISQEQLHLLMSPLPTKDARPAQPLNGRAVFYYNPPGSAVSFQEFAK, encoded by the exons ATGGTGTCTCTCCGCGCGGccatcgtcctcgtcgtcgccgcctcgtcggtcgccgtcgccttctctc ATGCGGAAGGGAACGAGGGGCCGGACTTCACCTACATCCAGGGCGCCATGGACGGGCCGTCGAACTGGGGGAAGCTGAGCCCGGAGTACAGGATGTGCGGCGAGGGGAGGTCGCAGTCGCCGatcgacatcaacaccaagACCGTCGTCCCGCGCTCCGACCTCGACACGCTGGACCGCAACTACAACGCCGTGAACGCCACCATCGTCAACAACGGCAAGGACATCACCATGAAGTTCCACGGCGAGGTCGGCCAGGTGATCATCGCCGGGAAGCCGTACAGGTTCCAGGCGATCCACTGGCACGCGCCGTCGGAGCACACCATCAACGGCAGGCGCTTCCCGCTCGAGCTCCACCTCGTCCACAAgtccgacgccgacggcggcctcGCCGTCATCTCCGTCCTCTACAAGCTCGGCGCCCCGGACTCCTTCTACCTCCAGTTCAAGGaccacctcgccgagctcggcgCCGACGAGTGCGACTTCAGCAAGGAGGaggcccacgtcgccgccgggcTGGTGCAGATGAGGTCGCTGCAGAAGCGCACGGGGAGCTACTTCCGGTACGGCGGCTCGCTGACgacgccgccgtgcggcgagaACGTGGTGTGGAGCGTGCTCGGGAAGGTGAGGGAGATCAGCCAGGAGCAGCTGCACCTGCTCATGTCGCCATTGCCGACCAAGGACGCCAGGCCGGCGCAGCCGCTCAATGGCAGGGCCGTCTTCTACTACAACCCGCCGGGCAGCGCCGTCTCCTTCCAGGAATTCGCCAagtga
- the LOC127758198 gene encoding uncharacterized protein LOC127758198, giving the protein MDVKGRSASAPASPCVVLGDDAADAAAVAKVDRKYGSMLNAGSPLQILYTDQLADAKGGLKANAPCEITSVTECTCPLELQGMLKEECVDQYKLLSDRLLAKIVPKVARVKKPVSSSEVDAEFGVSAYSKYGTRTVSTSLRVLKLSQMWVLFLVILLLVCPVYSLTHDGSAEIGTCRFDKTSVAALSCKQPDGKWRPPSVTCCNALLNAIDHLPASNESGVCCLCRYLQLRYPNDGHGLVSSYVLCQGKDRHIVTTWSSFPITSCYTVCRQEKTSSSGMSNPVQKDHPVRNAHGTDNEVFKIPWIFGSVAFCVILLIFLWYLWWSKAASNACQLQSLPLNRNWRLSSDGGPRAERRRSSGRRSSAQLKERRMSYS; this is encoded by the exons ATGGATGTGAAGGgtcgctccgcctccgcgcccgcaTCGCCGTGCGTCGTGCTCGGGGACGACGCCGCCGATGCCGCAGCG GTTGCCAAAGTTGATCGGAAATATGGGAGTATGCTCAATGCTGGGAGTCCACTCCAAATTCTTTACACAGATCAGTTAGCTGATGCGAAAGGTGGTCTTAAG GCAAATGCACCATGTGAAATAACTTCTGTTACAGAATGCACCTGCCCTCTAGAACTACAAGGCATGTTGAAGGAGGAATGTGTTGATCAGTACAAGCTACTATCTGACAGGCTGCTTGCCAAG ataGTTCCCAAGGTTGCAAGAGTCAAGAAACCAGTTTCCAGTTCAGAGGTAGATGCAGAGTTTGGTGTTTCTGCATATTCAAAATATGGTACAAGAACAGTGAGTACATCATTGAGAG TTCTTAAACTGAGTCAGATGTGGGTTTTATTCCTGGTGATCCTTCTCTTAGTCTGTCCTGTCTATTCATTAACACATGATGGAAGTGCAGAGATTGGTACTTGTCGGTTTGACAAAACGAGTGTTGCTGCACTCTCTTGCAAACAGCCTGATGGGAAATGGAGGCCACCCTCAGTGACATGTTGTAATGCATTGCTGAATGCAATTGATCATTTGCCAGCTAGCAATGAGAGCGGAGTGTGCTGTCTGTGTCGCTATTTGCAACTAAGATACCCTAATGATGGGCATGGATTGGTATCATCTTATGTTCTATGCCAGGGAAAGGATAGGCATATTGTCACTACATGGTCTTCTTTTCCAATCACATCATGTTATACAG TATGCAGGCAGGAAAAAACTTCATCGAGTGGTATGAGTAACCCTGTCCAGAAGGATCATCCTGTGAGAAATGCACATGGAACTGACAATGAGGTCTTCAAGATCCCTTGGATATTTGGTTCAGTGGCATTCTGTGTGATATTACTTATTTTCCTTTGGTACCTGTGGTGGTCTAAGGCAGCATCAAATGCATGCCAACTGCAGTCCCTTCCCCTGAACCGAAATTGGAGGCTGTCATCAGATGGTGGTCCACGCGCTGAGCGCAGGCGATCCTCTGGGAGGCGTTCATCGGCACAACTGAAGGAGCGCAGGATGTCATATTCATAA
- the LOC127758199 gene encoding aspartyl protease family protein At5g10770-like: MELFLAVMVTSLWCTIRLCMSITSPASSSTYGIGLNTNGAITFSVFHINNSFISTMIQPANIPADSSTVIGDDSMRKNKYFMGISLGTPPVFNLVTIDTGSTLSWVQCKNCQIKCYDQAAKAGQIFNPYNSSTYSKVGCSTEACNGMHMDLAVEYGCVEEDDTCIYSLRYGSGEYSVGYLGKDRLTLASNRSIDNFIFGCGEDNLYNGVNAGIIGFGTKSYSFFNQVCQQTDYTAFSYCFPRDHENEGSVTIGPYARDINLMWTKLIYYNHKPAYAIQQLDMMVNGIRLEIDPYIYISKMTIVDSGTADTYILSPVFDALDKAMTKEMQAKGYTRGWDERRICFISNSGSANWNDFPTVEMKLIRSTLKLPVENAFYESSNNVICSTFLPDDAGVRGVQMLGNRAVRSFKLVFDIQAMNFGFKARAC; encoded by the exons ATGGAGCTGTTCTTGGCTGTCATGGTGACTTCGCTATGGTGCACAATTCGACTGTGCATGAGCATTACTAGTCCAGCCTCCTCATCAACCTACG GTATTGGTTTAAACACGAATGGAGCCATTACATTCTCTGTGTTCCACATAAACAATTCCTTCATATCTACAATGATCCAGCCAGCAAACATACCTGCAGACTCCTCCACCGTCATAGGCGATGATAGCATGCGCAAGAACAAGTATTTCATGGGCATCAGCCTTGGCACACCACCTGTCTTCAATCTTGTGACCATTGACACCGGCTCAACTCTCTCCTGGGTTCAGTGTAAAAATTGTCAGATAAAATGCTATGACCAAGCTGCAAAAGCTGGACAAATATTCAACCCTTACAATTCTTCAACTTACAGTAAAGTTGGGTGCTCAACTGAGGCTTGCAATGGCATGCACATGGATCTTGCTGTTGAGTATGGGTGTGTAGAAGAGGATGATACTTGTATCTACAGCTTAAGATATGGGTCAGGAGAGTATTCAGTTGGGTACTTAGGGAAAGACAGGCTCACTCTTGCCAGCAACAGAAGCATTGATAATTTCATCTTTGGTTGTGGAGAAGATAATCTTTACAATGGAGTCAATGCTGGGATAATTGGTTTTGGGACTAAAAGTTACTCATTCTTCAACCAGGTATGTCAGCAGACAGATTATACCGCGTTTTCTTACTGCTTCCCCAGAGATCATGAGAATGAAGGGTCAGTGACCATTGGGCCATATGCCAGAGATATCAATCTTATGTGGACAAAATTGATCTACTACAATCATAAACCAGCATATGCTATTCAGCAGCTTGATATGATGGTCAATGGAATCAGGCTTGAAATTGAtccatatatctatatatccaAGATGACAATTGTTGATTCTGGCACTGCTGATACATACATTTTATCCCCGGTGTTTGATGCACTGGACAAAGCGATGACGAAGGAAATGCAAGCCAAGGGATATACCAGAGGATGGGATGAAAGGAGGATTTGCTTCATTTCAAACAGTGGCTCAGCAAACTGGAATGACTTTCCAACAGTGGAGATGAAACTTATCAGGTCTACCTTGAAGCTGCCAGTGGAAAATGCATTCTATGAAAGCTCAAACAATGTAATTTGCTCCACTTTTCTGCCGGATGATGCAGGTGTCCGAGGGGTCCAAATGCTAGGGAATAGAGCTGTCAGATCATTTAAGCTTGTTTTTGACATCCAAGCCATGAACTTTGGCTTTAAGGCCAGGGCATGTTGA